The Branchiostoma lanceolatum isolate klBraLanc5 chromosome 7, klBraLanc5.hap2, whole genome shotgun sequence nucleotide sequence TTGTTCACACACAGGCTGCAATTCTTATATCAATCAACATAGTGTCCTATATATGTCATTGGTGTGTCTGCTGCCACTTGTCTGTTTGCAGCTGTGAAAACTTGTTGACAACTGAGCAAGTTTAGAGATAAGTCTTAGGTCTTCTCAGTTCATCACTCCACAATGTCCTCTCAATgcctcatgatgatgatgatgacgacagcCCTTCAAGGCATGGTCCTTGGGAACCACAGAACAGTATTGCCAGCTTGCTGAGGAAAACAAAGCTGGACACTAAAATGTAAAGACACCAAAATGGCCAAATTGACTGCATGCTGTACTCCACACATGATTAATTCTATACTGCTAGCTAGCTAACTCCATACTGACTCCTCTGTCTGTTTCCCAGCATTGCTCTGATCATCCTGATTGTGGTGGTGAAAGTCATCATCCTGATCTGCTGGCTGTGCCGGAAGAACCGACATCAGGGGTATGTGCGGCTTCAGGGTGGCGCGGGGAACACTTACCACGCTACCAACACAACCACGTACGCCGTACGGCCCACCCCGTATCCCGCCCAGCCAACAGCCCCGCCTCCGTACCAGAACCCGTATCAGGCCAAGGACTTCACCACGGTCAGAGCTAGCCAAGTTCAACTTCAACCTTCTCACGTCGGCATGAGCTTCTGTATTGATGACTTACGCAACAGACTTAGACTCTTCTTTGAACTGGAACGATAACAGGATCTAAATAAATAATTCTGTTTGTGTAGAGTCTGTCTACTATTCACCGGAGTACATCAGAAATGTCTCATTTGTTGTTCTACATGGATCAATAACAGTTGTCTCATGTGTTCTACATGGATCAGTAACAGTTGTCTCCTGTGTTCTACATGGATCAGTAACAGTTGTCTCCTGTGTTCTACATGGATCAGTAACAGTTGTCTCCTGTGTTCTACATGGATCAGTAACAGTTGTCTCATGTGTTCTACATGGATCAGTAACAGTTGTCTCCTGTGTTCTACATGGATCAGTAACAGTTGTCTCATGTGTTCTACATGGATCAGTAACAGTTGTCTCATGTGTTCTACATGGATCAGTAACAGTTGTCTCATGTGTTCTACATGGATCAGTAACAGTTGTCTCATGTGTTCTACATGGATCAGTAACAGTTGTCTCCTGTGTTCTACATGGATCAGTAACAGTTGTCTCCTGTGTTCTACATGGATCAGTAACAGTTGTCTCATGTGTTCTACATGGATCAGTAACAGTTGTCTCATGTGTTCTACATGGATCAGTAACAGTTGTCTCATGTGTTCTACATGGATCAGTAACAGTTGTC carries:
- the LOC136438447 gene encoding uncharacterized protein; translation: MADEGRGPPDPHPGPPHPGPPRPDFDVHYHDGYLDWMGFVIALIILIVVVKVIILICWLCRKNRHQGYVRLQGGAGNTYHATNTTTYAVRPTPYPAQPTAPPPYQNPYQAKDFTTMATAPPAYTAENTDPPPAYSNSSA